A window of Terriglobia bacterium genomic DNA:
AGTAACTGGCTTTCTCCGACAGCCCGGAATCGCATGTCAGCAGGTACGCCAGGTTCATGATTGATTCCAGCGGATTGTTCACCTCGTGCGCGATTGCCGCCGCCATGCGTCCCGTCGCCGCCAGCTTTTCTTTTTCGATCAGCGCTACTTCCGCCCGCTTCCGTTCGGTGATATCCCGCGCAATCTTCGACGCCCCAATTACTTTTCCCGTTGAATCCTTGATCGGCGAGATTGTCAATGAAACATCAATCAGTTCGCCGTTCTTCCGTCTACGCTTCGATTCGTAGTGATCTATCCGCAACCCGGCGCGCAGACGCGAAAGAATCATCGGCTCTTCATGGTGGAGTTCCTTGGGAATCAGCCGCAGCACCGAGTGGCCCACGATTTCCTCTGCCTCATACCCGAAAATCTGCTTCGCGCCCGAATTCCAACTTGTGATCACTCCGTCCAGGTCTTTGCTGATAATTGCATCGTCGGATGATTCCACGATTGCCGCCAGGCGCATCTGGGTCTCCTCTGTGCGCCGCCGCTCCGAAATGTCTCGCGCGATCTGCGATGCCCCTATCACCTTTCCGGCAGTGTTAAGGATGGGCGAAATGGTAAGCGCTACATCAATCCGTTCTCCGTCTTTTCGCAGCCTTTCTGTCTCAAAATGCGTGATTTTCTCACCCTGCAGCAGTCTTTGCATCGTCTCCAGTTCTTGATGCTGGAGATCCGGCGGAACCAGCATCGTCATCGAGTGGCCCAGGATCTCGCCGGCGGCATATCCAAATATCCGTTCGGCACCCGTGTTCCAACTCGTAATCCTCCCATCCAAATCCCGGCTAATGATGCCGTCGTTCGAGGAGTCAACAATCGCCGCTAATCGCCGGCGCGCGTCCTCAATTTGCGTATCTCCTTGAAGATCCCTGGCAGTCTTAACTAGTCCTATAATCGCTCCGTCGGGGCCGGAAATCGGCGCCAGGTTCACGGCCACATCAACACGTCCGCCGCCCTTCATCAACATCTGCGAGAGAGCGCCCCCGATTCGACGCCCAGCCAGCACATCGGACTGCAGCTGCTTCGCTTGTTCGTGCAGGTCCGGTGGAATCAGCAGCAAATTCGGCAGCCCGATGATCTCGCCGGCGTTGTACCCGAAAAGCCGTTCCGCCGCCCTGTTCCAGGTAACAATCGTGCCATCGCGATCAGTGCTGAGAATCGCTTCGCCCGTCGAATCCTGAATGGCCGCCAGGTACACGGCAAGTTCATGCGCGTCCCGCAGTTCAATCCTGTCCGACTTCTGCATAGGTGCGCCTTGGTTTTGCGTGGGATCTACTTGTTGGGCCCGGGCGAATTTGTTGTAGGTCATGGGTTAACTGCGAGAGACAGACTCCGCGCGCGGACAGCGTAAGTTGCCTTAGGGAGAGATGCAAATGTCTCAAGTAAGGTTGTCACTTCTGTGTCGTACTCTGCTCCGGGGTGCTTCTTCACCTTCCCGTGCCCCGCATTCGCCGACATCAGCAGTGGTGGGTAAAGTCGCTCTTACCAAAAAAAAAGTACCGGGCTCTTTCGAGCCCGGTAAGTCTATCAAAGCTTCTACTTACTTCCGCCTGCATTAGGCTTCGAGACGCCCATCAACTCATCCGCCAGCGCGGGCGCATTGTATATCTTCCGCAGCGCCTCAACGACTGCCGTCGAATTCGTGATTACCGAGCGTCCTACCTTATCTTCGTACTGGAAATTCCACGGCAACGACTCGATGTTCCCATCGAAGATGATTCCCACAACTTCGCCCTTCTTGTTCACCGCCGGAGAACCAGAGTTCCCGCCGATGATGTCGGTCGTATTCACCGAGTCATACTGTGTCTTCAGGTTGAGCGTGCCCTTCGCTTTCATCCAGCTATCCGGCAGCTTGTACGGATCCTTGTTCCCGTGCTGCGCGGCATACTCAAAGGCATCGCCGAGCGTCGTGTAGTACCGGACCTTCTTCGTACCTTGCATGTAGCTCTTCGCAGGCCCATAGCTCAGACGAAGGGTGTTCGTCGCGTCCGGAGGAATTTCCGTCCCGTACAGCTTGAACCGCGCCTTCGCGATGTATGCCCCGTTCCGACGCACCACTGAATTGACGTTGTCCTCCACGTCCTTGCGAACCGCCCGCGCATCCGGATCGATCTTGCGGATCAGAACCAGCATGGGATCGGTTGATGCCTCGACCGCTTCCTTGCCACCCGCCAGCAGTTCCTTGCGGTAAGCCAGGTCGCCGAGTTTCGTACCGCTCACCAGTTCAGCCGCACGCTCTGCGGGAGACTTCCCTGCCAGCACCGTCTGCACGAACGGATCGTTCGCGCCCAACTTTTCCTGCATCATCTCGAACGCCAATCGCAGCTGCAATTCTTCCAGTCCGGGGACTACTGGCTGCGTTGACTCGACAACCTGTTCCAGCCGCATCGGCCCTTGCACGTTCCTATCTTCCGGGCTGCCCGAGGTCAGCCGGATCAGCGCCCGCGCCGTCATCGCCAGCCGTCCCGGAACCCCATTGTCACCCATGAAAGTAACTCGATTGAAGTTGTCGCGCTGCCACTGCATCGCCTTCGCGATCGCATCCCACGCTCCGCCGTACTCCTTCGCCATCTCGGGATCTTTCATCACGGCATCCCGCAGCGCTTTCTCGTCGGCGGCCTTCTTCGCCATGACGGCCTTGTCCAGCAAGCCCGACTGGTATCCGGTGATCGCCTTATAGCTGTTCTGCGCGCCGAAGATGTAGTTCTCAGCCTCGCGCTTGTTCTCCGCGCTCTTGTCCGCATACTCGAAGTATGCCTTGACCTGTTTTTGCAGCGTGTTCAGCCGCCACGGATAAGCAAGGTCGCGCAGATACTCCAACTGCGCCATTGTCTGCAACCGCCCCGTCGAGCCCGGATGCCCGGAGACGAAGATTAGTTCGTTCTCTTTGATCGGCTTATCGCTAAACTTCAGGTAGTCCTTGATAACCGCTGGCTTGTCGTTCTCGTATGCCCGCAAGAACGTGATATCGAGGTCATACCGCGGATACGTGAAGTTATCCGGATCGCCACCGAAGAACGCAATGTCGTACTCCGGCGCCATCACCATCCGGATATCTTTGTAGATTTTGTACTTATAGAGCTGATACATCCCGCCCGAGTAGAGCGTAACCATCTGGCAGCGAATATTGTGCTCTGCATCGCTGCAATCCTTTTCCAGCTTCGCGATCTCTGACCGCTGTGCCGCGCCAACTTCCGCATCGCTCATGCCGGCCTTTGCCGTACCTTCGATGTCCTTCGTCACGTCCTTGATTTCCTGCAAGGTCATGACTTCCAACCCCGGACACTTCGGCTCGGCATCGCGCGTCTTCGCGTAGAAGCCTTCTTTCATGTAGTCATGCTCGGCTGTCGAAATCGCATGCGTGCAGCCACGCCCAATGTGGTGATTGGTGAAAATCAGTCCGTCCGGTGAAACGAACGACCCCGAACCTCCCGGAAACTTCACCGACGCCAACTGAAGATGATCGAGCCAGGCCTGTGTCAGGTCGACCCCATACTTCGCCTTGATTTTGGCCTTCGGAACCGCGTTATAAGGCCACATTCCTTCGTCCGCAACCGCCATGATTGCAGACAAAATCAACATTACGATAGCAACACAAAATAAAACTTTCTTCATGCAACACTCCGTGGGCAGAGCCCCTTGCATACTTCCGGGGGCGATTTGATTACCAGAAATACACGCCACTATAGTCCCAGCCCCGAACCCCGTCCACGAACTTCATTCACTCGAAGAATCGACACTTAGACATGTCATCCTGAGCGGAGCGTAGCTGTATCGCACGGAACCGGAGGCCTTCTGTTTTTCCTTTGTGTTCCTTCGTGTCCTTCGTGGTTAGCTCTCCCTTCCCTTCCCATTCCCCCCACTGCGGTTTAGAATTCCCTTAGCGCGTGTGGGCGCATCCTACTTAGTAGTTACGCGTAGTAGTTACAGCAGTTATTTCAATTTCTGAGAGCGATTCATGCCAACCACCGAGACCACCAAGGGACTCGAAGGCGTAGTTGCCGCGAATTCCTCCATTTGTTACATCGACGGTGACCGTGGAATCCTTGCCTATCGCGGCATCGACATCCACGAACTCGCCGATCATTCCAATTTCGAAGAAGTCTGTTACCTGCTCTGGTTTGGGAAGCTGCCGTCCCGCTCCGAGCTAGCCGACTTCCGCATGCAGCTCATTCGCGAGCGCAAGCTCGATGCCCAGATCATCAGCTTCATTCGGCAGACGCCCAAGCACGCCCTGCCCATGGACATGCTGCGGACAATCGTCTCTGCCCTGGCTCTCTTCGATCCCGAGGAGAAGTCCAATGACGCCGACGCGAACCTGCGCAAGTCCACCCGCGTGACCTCGCAGATCGCCATGATCGTCGCCGCTTACGATCGCATCCGCAAGAACCTCCCGATCGTCGAGCCTGACCGTTCCCTCTCGCACGCCGGCAACTTCCTGTACATGCTGAACGGCCAGGTCCCGAGCGAAACCGCGACACGTGCCCTCGACATAGCGCTCATCCTGCACGCCGATCACGAATTCAACGCCTCTACTTTCGCCGCTCGCGTCACCGCCGCTACTCTCAGCGACATGCACTCGGCAATTACCTCCGCCATTGGCGCACTCAAGGGTCCCCTCCACGGCGGAGCCAACGAAGCCGTCTTCCGTATTCTCGAGGAGATCAACAACAGCGGCGCCGACCCGGTCGACTACGTCAAGGGAATGCTGGCGCAGAAGAAAAAGATCCCCGGTTTCGGACACCGCGTTTACACGACTGAAGATCCGCGCGCAACGCATCTCCGCCAGATGTCACGCGACCTTGGCTACTCCAGTGGCCAGTCCAAGTGGTTCGAGATCTCACACAAGATTGAGGGGTACATCAACGCCGAAAAGAAGCTCAATGCCAACGTCGACTTCTACTCCGCCTCGACCTACCACACGCTCGGCATCGATATCGACCTCTTCACCCCGATTTTCGCCGTCTCCCGTATCAGCGGCTGGACCGCGCACGTAATGGAGCAACTCAACGACAACCGCCTCATCCGCCCGCGTGCCGAATACGTCGGTCCGGCCTACCCGAATCGTTACGTTCCGATAGAGAAGCGTTAGCTTCTGTTTCCGTCCTGTTTCCGTGCCCCACGTCTGCCGCAGTCAGCAGACGTGGGGTTTTTCAATTGGGGCGTCACTTGTCCGTTGACACCTCCCCCACCTTCGTGACAGCATTCCCGCCGTGTGAGGTGAGGGCATGAAGAAGTTCCTCGTGTTGGCCTACGGCGTAGCTGTCTACGTCTTCTTCTTTGTCACGTTTCTCTACGCCATCGGTTTCGTCGGAGACCTGTTCGTTCCCAAAAACATCGACAACGGTCCTCTCTCCAGTACGACCGGGGCGATCATCATCGATCTCCTGTTGCTTGGCCTCTTCGCCATCCAGCACAGCGTCATGGCGCGTATGGGATTCAAGCGTGTAATGACGAAATTGATCGCGTGGCACATCGAACGCTCAACGTATGTTCTCGCCGCGACGATTTGTCTCGCCGTCCTCATGTGGCAGTGGCGTCCCATACCCGGAATCGTCTGGCAGGTCCAGAACCCCACCGGAGTCCTCGCACTTCAAGCCCTCTATCTGCTGGGCTGGCTTGGAATCCTGATCAGCACTTTCCTGATCAATCACTTCGACCTGTTCGGCCTCCACCAGGCCTATCGCTACTTCCGCGGCGAACCGCTCAAGCCCATTCCCTTCAAGACGCCGGCACTTTACAAGATGGTGCGCCATCCCATCTATCTCTGCTTCCTGGTTTCCTTCTGGGCAGCTCCAACGATGACCGCCGGGCACCTGCTCTTCTCCGTTATGACCACCGGCTACATTTTCGTAGGGATCTTCTTCGAGGAGCGCGACCTGGTCCATCACTACGGCGAGCAGTACCGCAAGTACCGCCAAATGGTCCCAATGATCATTCCATGGTTCTTCCGCCGTGCGTCGCAACCCACGGACGAGCCCAAGAAGATGCGCGGCGCCGCATAATCCGGTCCAAATAACGCTCCATGCCTTACGTCTGCCTTGTGCAGGCTTGGGCTCTGATCGCCGAGGAGAGATGGCAGTGCAGTCAGTTTGATTACCGGAACAAGCAAAGGCATTAGGTATGAAACCGCGTTAGCCTTCGCACGCGCGGGCTATCGAGTACATGCGACCATGCGCAATCCAGCGTGAGCCTCTCACCTTGGAGACTCCAGAGCCGCATGCTTCATCTGTGCTCACATCGGCCTGAAGGTACGTGGGTTGTCAGACGCGGCCGACATCCATGAAGCTGAGGTCATGTGCTTCGTCCTGTACAGAACTCAGTGCGACTTTCACCTCGGCGATATAGAAGGCGCAACAGACAAGCAATGACATCATAGAGACGACGAAGACAATCGCCGCGCAGACTGCGGCAGCGCTCCAGTAAAGTCCAAGTCCCAACAGCAGGCATGACAACAACGTTCCGGCGAGCGCGAGCAGCGCGAACAGGAACGCGCGGCGAATCATCTCGGCGCGATGCTCGATCGAGGCGATCTGCGCTGTGTATGCGTCTGCTTCTGCATTCCGGGAGTTCCTGGTTGCGTCGTGTTTCGCGTGAACATATTGCCGAAGACGGCTGACAATTCCCATCAGTCGGACGTTGATGGAGAGAATCAAGAGCGCAGTCGCGGAGACGAAAATCGCAGGAGAGACGAATGCTTGAAATAACCGAGCAACATCATTCATAGGATTCTCTACGAGACTATGATTCTTTATCGGATGCCAATGTCTCAACAGCTATTCTTCGGTAATTTGGTACCCCCCTTGTTTCGCCCGTCCTGTTTTCAACGAGTTACGGAAATTTCCCTTGTAGCGCGATGGAAAGAAAGAACTTAAATCTGAAAATATCCCAGCGGCGTTTGTTTTCAGAATTTTGGGAAGGAAAATTGTCGTTTTGTCTGCGTGTTGTCGGACGCTGTTGCCGCTGGACGTTCTTCTTTCTTTGTTAAGGGAAAGGGCGCCGCGACATTTCAGCCGAGCGCGAAACAGAGTGCAGAGTCACTAAGACGTGCAGCAGGCTAGGGCGCTCTCGGTCCTGGGTGGGCGTCGGCGCGGGTAATACGGCAGCGACGAGTCGGGATGTGAAAGACCGTTGTTCGTTCCCCGCACCAAAGCCCGCGA
This region includes:
- a CDS encoding PAS domain S-box protein codes for the protein MTYNKFARAQQVDPTQNQGAPMQKSDRIELRDAHELAVYLAAIQDSTGEAILSTDRDGTIVTWNRAAERLFGYNAGEIIGLPNLLLIPPDLHEQAKQLQSDVLAGRRIGGALSQMLMKGGGRVDVAVNLAPISGPDGAIIGLVKTARDLQGDTQIEDARRRLAAIVDSSNDGIISRDLDGRITSWNTGAERIFGYAAGEILGHSMTMLVPPDLQHQELETMQRLLQGEKITHFETERLRKDGERIDVALTISPILNTAGKVIGASQIARDISERRRTEETQMRLAAIVESSDDAIISKDLDGVITSWNSGAKQIFGYEAEEIVGHSVLRLIPKELHHEEPMILSRLRAGLRIDHYESKRRRKNGELIDVSLTISPIKDSTGKVIGASKIARDITERKRAEVALIEKEKLAATGRMAAAIAHEVNNPLESIMNLAYLLTCDSGLSEKASYYAGLLLREVERASEITRRTLSFYRSPNLPGEVDIGQQLDTILRGKKQRVAEKGIKLETEVNGNGRTWGLAGELGQVLSNLLENAIDAVDQGGRIRVRVRDLPGDPGTVLISVCDNGSGMSGETVQRIFEPFYTTKSSRGSGLGLWVTRGIVQKHNGHIRVRTNQTAARHGTVFSVILPRSTDFQPEEAASLSAD
- a CDS encoding S46 family peptidase — protein: MKKVLFCVAIVMLILSAIMAVADEGMWPYNAVPKAKIKAKYGVDLTQAWLDHLQLASVKFPGGSGSFVSPDGLIFTNHHIGRGCTHAISTAEHDYMKEGFYAKTRDAEPKCPGLEVMTLQEIKDVTKDIEGTAKAGMSDAEVGAAQRSEIAKLEKDCSDAEHNIRCQMVTLYSGGMYQLYKYKIYKDIRMVMAPEYDIAFFGGDPDNFTYPRYDLDITFLRAYENDKPAVIKDYLKFSDKPIKENELIFVSGHPGSTGRLQTMAQLEYLRDLAYPWRLNTLQKQVKAYFEYADKSAENKREAENYIFGAQNSYKAITGYQSGLLDKAVMAKKAADEKALRDAVMKDPEMAKEYGGAWDAIAKAMQWQRDNFNRVTFMGDNGVPGRLAMTARALIRLTSGSPEDRNVQGPMRLEQVVESTQPVVPGLEELQLRLAFEMMQEKLGANDPFVQTVLAGKSPAERAAELVSGTKLGDLAYRKELLAGGKEAVEASTDPMLVLIRKIDPDARAVRKDVEDNVNSVVRRNGAYIAKARFKLYGTEIPPDATNTLRLSYGPAKSYMQGTKKVRYYTTLGDAFEYAAQHGNKDPYKLPDSWMKAKGTLNLKTQYDSVNTTDIIGGNSGSPAVNKKGEVVGIIFDGNIESLPWNFQYEDKVGRSVITNSTAVVEALRKIYNAPALADELMGVSKPNAGGSK
- a CDS encoding citrate synthase: MPTTETTKGLEGVVAANSSICYIDGDRGILAYRGIDIHELADHSNFEEVCYLLWFGKLPSRSELADFRMQLIRERKLDAQIISFIRQTPKHALPMDMLRTIVSALALFDPEEKSNDADANLRKSTRVTSQIAMIVAAYDRIRKNLPIVEPDRSLSHAGNFLYMLNGQVPSETATRALDIALILHADHEFNASTFAARVTAATLSDMHSAITSAIGALKGPLHGGANEAVFRILEEINNSGADPVDYVKGMLAQKKKIPGFGHRVYTTEDPRATHLRQMSRDLGYSSGQSKWFEISHKIEGYINAEKKLNANVDFYSASTYHTLGIDIDLFTPIFAVSRISGWTAHVMEQLNDNRLIRPRAEYVGPAYPNRYVPIEKR
- a CDS encoding isoprenylcysteine carboxylmethyltransferase family protein, which translates into the protein MKKFLVLAYGVAVYVFFFVTFLYAIGFVGDLFVPKNIDNGPLSSTTGAIIIDLLLLGLFAIQHSVMARMGFKRVMTKLIAWHIERSTYVLAATICLAVLMWQWRPIPGIVWQVQNPTGVLALQALYLLGWLGILISTFLINHFDLFGLHQAYRYFRGEPLKPIPFKTPALYKMVRHPIYLCFLVSFWAAPTMTAGHLLFSVMTTGYIFVGIFFEERDLVHHYGEQYRKYRQMVPMIIPWFFRRASQPTDEPKKMRGAA
- a CDS encoding DUF2721 domain-containing protein, whose amino-acid sequence is MNDVARLFQAFVSPAIFVSATALLILSINVRLMGIVSRLRQYVHAKHDATRNSRNAEADAYTAQIASIEHRAEMIRRAFLFALLALAGTLLSCLLLGLGLYWSAAAVCAAIVFVVSMMSLLVCCAFYIAEVKVALSSVQDEAHDLSFMDVGRV